One stretch of Paenibacillus sp. AN1007 DNA includes these proteins:
- a CDS encoding 5'-nucleotidase C-terminal domain-containing protein, which yields MRTHRLKRFASWSLSILLGASLLLTPLASESAQAAAADQETTITLLGTSDIHGRFMPWDYALDGPNPAGSMTQLYTMVKKVRSENPNTILLDAGDMIQDNSAELFNDQPKSPMMVAMNEMNYDAWVMGNHEFNFGLDVLEKISSQFKGQALVGNIFKENGDRYMPAYTIIERDGIKVGVIGMNTPMITEFEKGTDHLDGVIVKDPVEETRKAIAELKGKVDVMVGLMHMGLDNENGNPGTGVTDIANANPELAAIFAGHMHQLIESQTVNGVLISEPNKYGTHMSRIDLKFTKEDGKIALKSKEAKALAVKKADGTYEVSDPSLEKTLHPFHEFARADANIEVAELKGINLVPADEIKGIPAVQIQETPLSDFFTEVMLHYSDADVVAHQIDNDKARLDVGPIKKKDIAFNYQYTFGEVTVYEVTGRDLKDYMEWSAGYFNSTRPGDVTISFDPKRRASKYSTDDFFGGVTYEIDLTKPYGSRITDLKYSDGKTVLAEDTLKLGMNAYRMEALIAKGGALEGRKFKQLWSSKDAAAFGEIQGTIRNLSIAYLKDVMKGVYEPKIQHNWKITGVDLTAPERADVVELINDGILSVPTTEDGKYTNIASINILDAVTAEEIEALSSKAGVDAAQFKSVPTKGTFYQQLNKARKTAAGNDTGSEDDAAAPAPGNPTAPEKPKPAPKPETSPGTSKPDTVKPGKPGNKTPAKQAKVTANYLNVRAGASSKAKVITSVPKGTMLDVISTDHDYGWVKVKLDGRTAYVYGKYVSILK from the coding sequence ATGCGCACACATCGTTTGAAACGTTTCGCCAGCTGGTCTTTATCCATTCTGTTAGGTGCTTCCCTGCTGCTCACCCCGCTTGCTTCTGAAAGCGCTCAAGCGGCTGCAGCAGATCAGGAAACAACAATCACCCTGCTTGGTACGTCTGATATTCATGGCCGGTTCATGCCATGGGATTATGCATTAGACGGTCCCAACCCGGCAGGCAGCATGACACAGCTCTATACGATGGTGAAGAAGGTTCGCTCCGAGAATCCGAACACCATCCTGCTGGATGCGGGAGATATGATTCAGGATAACTCTGCTGAACTGTTTAATGATCAACCCAAATCTCCGATGATGGTTGCCATGAACGAGATGAACTATGATGCCTGGGTTATGGGAAATCATGAGTTCAACTTTGGCCTGGACGTGCTGGAGAAAATCTCTTCACAGTTCAAAGGTCAGGCGCTTGTCGGTAACATTTTCAAAGAAAATGGTGACAGGTACATGCCTGCATATACCATTATAGAGCGGGACGGCATCAAAGTGGGCGTGATCGGCATGAACACCCCGATGATCACCGAGTTCGAGAAAGGAACAGACCATCTGGATGGTGTCATTGTCAAAGACCCGGTCGAAGAGACGCGCAAAGCCATTGCCGAGCTGAAAGGCAAAGTGGACGTAATGGTTGGCCTGATGCATATGGGACTGGATAACGAGAACGGTAATCCGGGTACCGGAGTAACGGATATCGCCAATGCCAACCCGGAGCTGGCTGCTATTTTCGCCGGACATATGCATCAGCTGATCGAATCCCAGACGGTTAACGGCGTATTGATCTCTGAACCGAATAAATACGGTACACATATGTCACGCATTGACCTGAAGTTTACCAAAGAGGACGGCAAGATCGCGCTGAAAAGCAAGGAAGCCAAAGCACTTGCTGTCAAAAAAGCCGATGGTACGTATGAGGTCTCCGATCCTTCGCTCGAAAAAACACTGCACCCGTTCCACGAGTTCGCGCGTGCCGATGCCAACATTGAAGTGGCCGAGTTGAAAGGAATCAACCTGGTCCCTGCGGATGAAATTAAAGGTATACCTGCCGTACAGATCCAGGAAACGCCGCTTTCCGATTTTTTCACCGAAGTCATGCTCCATTACAGTGATGCCGATGTCGTTGCCCATCAGATCGATAATGACAAAGCAAGGCTGGACGTTGGCCCAATCAAGAAAAAGGATATTGCATTCAACTATCAATACACCTTTGGTGAAGTTACCGTATATGAAGTGACCGGACGTGATCTGAAAGATTATATGGAATGGTCTGCGGGGTACTTTAATTCTACACGGCCCGGAGATGTCACCATCAGCTTTGATCCGAAGCGCCGCGCTTCCAAATACAGCACCGATGACTTCTTCGGCGGTGTAACGTATGAGATTGATCTGACCAAGCCGTATGGCAGCCGGATTACGGACTTGAAATACAGTGACGGAAAAACGGTTCTGGCAGAGGATACGCTCAAACTCGGCATGAATGCATACCGAATGGAAGCGCTGATTGCCAAAGGAGGAGCACTCGAAGGACGCAAGTTCAAGCAGCTCTGGTCTTCCAAGGACGCTGCAGCGTTCGGTGAAATTCAAGGCACCATTCGCAATCTCTCTATTGCTTATTTGAAAGATGTGATGAAAGGTGTATATGAACCGAAGATACAGCACAATTGGAAAATTACGGGCGTTGACCTGACTGCACCGGAACGTGCAGATGTTGTGGAACTCATCAATGATGGCATCCTGTCTGTGCCAACCACGGAAGATGGCAAATACACCAACATTGCCTCCATTAATATTTTGGATGCTGTCACTGCAGAAGAGATCGAAGCGTTGTCCTCCAAAGCAGGGGTAGATGCGGCTCAGTTCAAAAGTGTGCCAACGAAAGGCACATTCTATCAGCAGTTGAACAAAGCCCGCAAGACAGCAGCTGGTAATGATACTGGCAGTGAAGACGATGCGGCTGCACCTGCTCCTGGGAATCCTACTGCTCCAGAGAAACCGAAGCCAGCACCAAAACCGGAAACATCGCCAGGAACATCGAAGCCAGACACCGTAAAACCAGGCAAACCGGGGAACAAGACTCCTGCCAAACAAGCCAAGGTTACTGCTAATTACCTGAACGTACGTGCAGGCGCTTCATCGAAGGCCAAAGTTATCACTTCCGTACCAAAAGGCACGATGCTTGATGTCATCAGTACAGACCATGATTACGGCTGGGTCAAAGTGAAGCTGGATGGAAGAACAGCATACGTATACGGCAAGTATGTAAGCATTCTAAAGTAA
- a CDS encoding leucine-rich repeat protein, with product MLIKRITLLLFICVLSISAAGQAMAQTAAEAEEHLIKDPALEDGLKLILNIPVDQSLTSTDLKQLRVVDLSSAGIQNLSGLEHAVNLTHLRLYGNEITDLTPLENLTQLREVDVRNNYITSIEPLAALQQLGRLYISNNSITSIDIVREFPRLHTLHASGNRIASLDTLAELHSLQWLEISNNLITDLTPLTEQKKLEKLNVANNHITSLDVLADLPNTLRELNVSGNHISSLTPLSQMTHLRTLDISNNQVHQLSGLTALINLTELNAESNQIYDLEPLRKLTKLNVLKLSNNRIWDLTPLADLSLTLGSSGLPSVDNISASTSLSAGMQGVVTETVPAGLTVQNNYLDVTNGSHTMQQLNQMNVREQKRTPQGRFQRLIEGSATAYVGDRAYALDAAPFIDEGRTYVPLRFVSEQLNARVTWNSGAREAVITQDDQTIRWSVGSKQVDLNGKSVLNDAPLLMREGKAYVPVRFISEQLRTTVGYIARSKTILIFENKPQPESADRAAP from the coding sequence ATGTTAATAAAGAGAATAACGTTGTTATTGTTCATATGCGTGTTAAGTATAAGTGCAGCGGGGCAGGCGATGGCCCAAACGGCAGCTGAAGCGGAAGAGCATCTCATCAAGGACCCTGCACTGGAAGACGGACTCAAGCTTATTCTAAACATCCCTGTAGACCAGTCTCTAACTTCCACGGATCTGAAGCAGCTTCGCGTGGTAGATCTGAGCAGTGCCGGCATTCAGAATCTGTCCGGGCTGGAGCATGCCGTAAATCTGACCCATCTGCGTCTGTACGGCAACGAAATTACAGACCTTACACCGCTCGAGAACCTGACACAGCTTCGCGAGGTTGACGTTCGTAATAATTACATTACATCCATTGAACCTCTGGCTGCACTGCAGCAGCTGGGCCGCCTGTATATCAGCAACAATTCCATAACATCCATTGACATAGTGCGGGAATTTCCCAGATTACATACACTGCATGCCAGCGGTAACCGGATTGCAAGTCTGGATACTCTGGCAGAGCTGCATTCGCTGCAATGGCTTGAAATCTCCAACAATTTGATTACAGACCTCACGCCTCTGACAGAACAGAAGAAGCTGGAGAAGTTGAATGTGGCAAACAATCATATTACGTCACTCGATGTCCTTGCAGATCTGCCAAATACACTGCGAGAGCTGAATGTTTCAGGCAACCATATATCCAGTCTTACACCTCTGAGTCAGATGACCCATCTGCGGACATTGGATATTTCAAATAATCAGGTTCATCAGCTCAGCGGCTTGACCGCATTGATTAACTTAACCGAACTGAATGCGGAATCCAATCAGATCTATGATCTGGAGCCGCTGCGCAAGTTAACAAAATTGAACGTATTGAAGCTGTCCAACAACCGCATCTGGGACCTGACACCGCTCGCGGACTTATCGCTCACGCTGGGCAGTTCAGGGCTGCCAAGTGTCGACAACATCTCGGCATCCACCTCTCTGTCCGCAGGTATGCAGGGTGTTGTGACAGAAACAGTCCCGGCCGGACTTACCGTACAGAATAATTACCTGGATGTGACCAATGGCAGTCACACGATGCAGCAGCTCAACCAGATGAATGTGAGAGAGCAGAAACGAACACCGCAGGGTCGTTTTCAACGCCTGATCGAAGGGTCTGCCACGGCATATGTGGGTGATCGTGCATACGCACTGGATGCAGCTCCTTTTATTGATGAGGGCCGGACGTACGTACCGCTCCGTTTTGTATCCGAGCAGTTGAACGCTCGTGTGACCTGGAACAGCGGCGCACGAGAAGCTGTAATTACGCAGGACGATCAAACGATTCGCTGGAGCGTAGGCAGTAAACAGGTGGACCTTAACGGTAAATCCGTCCTGAATGATGCTCCGCTGTTGATGAGAGAAGGTAAAGCCTACGTACCCGTTCGGTTCATTTCGGAGCAGCTTCGTACAACTGTTGGCTATATAGCTCGCAGTAAAACGATTCTGATCTTTGAGAATAAACCACAGCCTGAAAGTGCCGATCGTGCCGCTCCCTAA
- a CDS encoding glycoside hydrolase family 30 protein, with translation MTYTFNGYSTTPANPWNELAAVLTNENANLALTGEQHQLVEGFGGCFNELGYLALAHLSEEQRHEVLHSLFHPEGEHRFTICRLPIGASDYAEQWYSHNEVDGDVAMDHFSIERDFKYLIPYIKEALRYNPDLQLFASPWSPPTWMKFPKAYNYGTLRWEKEILEAYALYFVKFVEAYREAGITIHQVHVQNEVIADQKFPSCMWTGEQLREFIADYLGPAFDKHGLDTEIWLGTINAPDPWEELMKKKTTGFDEYAGLVLSDPKAYSYIKGVGYQWAGKHAIQRTAASYPELRYMQTENECGDGNNSWNYAKHVYNLYQHYFTNGVNAYIYWNMVLEPKGRSTWGWEQNSMITVDPANREITRNPEYYVMKHFAHHIVNGARRLGLSGAWSGKAVAFRNPDNSLVIIVNNPFPDRRDLHLTFAEGQTIHVQLEADSFNSMVITAD, from the coding sequence ATGACATATACGTTTAATGGATATTCTACTACACCAGCAAATCCATGGAATGAACTAGCTGCTGTACTTACAAATGAAAACGCTAACTTAGCGCTGACCGGAGAGCAGCATCAGCTTGTCGAAGGGTTCGGCGGCTGCTTCAACGAACTTGGATATTTGGCTCTCGCTCATTTAAGTGAGGAACAGCGGCACGAGGTGCTGCATTCCCTGTTCCACCCGGAAGGGGAGCATCGGTTTACCATCTGCCGCCTGCCTATTGGCGCAAGTGATTACGCAGAGCAGTGGTACAGCCACAACGAGGTAGACGGCGATGTGGCTATGGACCATTTTTCCATTGAGCGAGATTTCAAATATCTGATTCCTTACATTAAGGAAGCCTTGCGTTATAACCCGGACCTGCAGCTGTTCGCATCACCTTGGAGTCCGCCCACCTGGATGAAGTTCCCCAAAGCGTATAACTACGGCACACTGCGCTGGGAAAAGGAGATCCTGGAGGCTTACGCCCTGTACTTTGTGAAGTTTGTAGAGGCCTACCGCGAGGCAGGCATTACAATTCATCAGGTACATGTGCAGAATGAAGTCATCGCAGATCAGAAGTTCCCTTCCTGCATGTGGACAGGCGAGCAGCTGCGCGAATTTATCGCTGATTATCTGGGGCCTGCTTTTGACAAACATGGTCTGGACACCGAAATATGGCTGGGTACGATCAATGCGCCTGATCCTTGGGAAGAACTGATGAAAAAGAAAACAACCGGTTTCGATGAATACGCCGGACTCGTGCTGAGTGATCCAAAAGCCTATTCCTACATCAAAGGGGTCGGGTATCAATGGGCAGGTAAACATGCCATCCAACGTACCGCGGCAAGTTACCCGGAGCTTCGCTACATGCAGACGGAGAATGAATGCGGGGATGGTAATAACTCGTGGAACTATGCCAAGCATGTATATAACCTGTACCAGCACTATTTTACTAACGGCGTTAATGCCTATATTTACTGGAATATGGTGCTGGAGCCGAAAGGACGCAGTACTTGGGGCTGGGAGCAGAATTCTATGATTACCGTTGATCCTGCGAATAGGGAGATTACTCGTAATCCAGAGTATTATGTCATGAAACATTTTGCTCATCATATCGTTAACGGTGCTCGCCGGCTGGGTCTCTCTGGCGCATGGAGCGGCAAAGCTGTTGCCTTCCGCAACCCGGATAATAGTCTCGTCATCATAGTTAACAATCCGTTCCCGGATCGCCGTGATCTTCACTTGACGTTCGCCGAAGGACAGACGATTCACGTGCAGTTAGAAGCCGATTCCTTTAACAGTATGGTGATTACAGCGGACTGA
- a CDS encoding aldo/keto reductase: MRTIKLGSSALDVPVVAVGCMRINSLDRKDAEHFVRSAMEIGANFFDHADIYGTGTCEEIFADAVQMNPQVRENLILQSKCGIRKGMFDFSKEHILNSVDGILQRLRTEYLDVLLLHRPDALVEPEEVAEAFNQLEREGKVRHFGVSNQNPNQIALLKKYVKQPLVANQLQMSITNTTMIDSGINVNMENDAAVNRDGSILDYCRLHDITIQPWSPFQYGFFEGVFLGNEKFPELNAKIDEIAAKYGVSNTTIAIAWLLRHPAQMQPVTGTMNIERLQDCVKASEVHLTRPEWYEIYRAAGNVLP, translated from the coding sequence TTGAGAACCATTAAACTGGGCAGCAGTGCACTCGATGTACCTGTAGTTGCTGTAGGTTGTATGCGAATCAATTCATTGGATCGTAAGGACGCGGAGCATTTTGTACGTTCTGCCATGGAAATAGGAGCAAATTTCTTCGATCACGCCGATATTTACGGCACAGGGACATGTGAGGAGATTTTTGCCGATGCTGTGCAGATGAATCCCCAAGTCCGTGAAAATTTGATTCTTCAATCCAAATGCGGAATTCGTAAAGGCATGTTCGATTTCTCCAAAGAGCATATCCTGAATTCGGTAGATGGCATTCTGCAGCGTCTGAGAACGGAATACCTGGATGTACTGCTGCTGCACCGTCCGGATGCACTTGTTGAGCCTGAGGAAGTGGCAGAAGCATTTAATCAGCTGGAACGTGAGGGGAAAGTCCGTCACTTCGGCGTATCAAACCAGAATCCAAATCAGATTGCCTTGTTGAAAAAATACGTTAAACAGCCGCTGGTAGCCAATCAGCTGCAGATGAGTATTACCAATACGACAATGATCGATAGCGGCATCAACGTAAACATGGAGAATGATGCTGCAGTGAACAGAGATGGCAGCATTCTGGATTACTGCCGTCTGCATGACATCACCATTCAACCATGGTCTCCGTTCCAATACGGATTCTTTGAAGGTGTCTTCCTGGGAAATGAGAAGTTCCCGGAATTGAATGCCAAGATTGATGAGATCGCTGCGAAGTATGGTGTGAGCAATACAACGATTGCGATTGCATGGCTGCTTCGTCATCCTGCGCAGATGCAGCCTGTAACAGGCACGATGAACATTGAACGTCTGCAGGATTGTGTGAAAGCGAGCGAAGTCCACCTCACTCGCCCAGAGTGGTATGAAATTTACCGTGCTGCAGGTAATGTACTGCCTTAA
- a CDS encoding DEAD/DEAH box helicase, which yields MSKQHFKDYGLGEEIVRALDSLGYENPTEVQTRVIPVALENQDLVVKSQTGSGKTAAYGIPLCELVDWNENKPQALILTPTRELALQVNEDITNIGRFKRIKATALYGQSPFHIQKAELKQRTHVAVGTPGRVLDHIERGTLPLDRIAYLVIDEADEMLNMGFIETVQAIIQALPKERTTMLFSATFPEDVAKLSRQYMNTPVEIEIKASGLTTATIEHAVIHTSEVNKTALLQDLLITENPDSCIVFCRTQDNVDKLFRVMADLDYPADRIHGGMEQDERIEVMNAFRRGQFRYLIATDVAARGIDITNITHVINYDIPLEKESYVHRTGRTGRAGKTGRAFTLVTPKDGRRLAEIESYIGFEIPVMKAPSEEAVDRRREEFEKRLKIVPERKKDKREQLNQQIMKLNFNGGKKKKLRAVDFVGTIAKIEGVSADDIGIITILDNVTDVEILNGKGPLVLEVMQHTTIKRMQLKVRKGRK from the coding sequence ATGAGTAAGCAGCATTTTAAAGATTACGGCTTGGGCGAAGAGATTGTCCGAGCACTGGACAGCCTGGGCTACGAGAATCCTACAGAAGTTCAGACCCGGGTCATTCCTGTCGCACTGGAGAATCAGGATCTTGTGGTGAAATCACAGACGGGCAGCGGCAAAACAGCCGCATACGGCATTCCGCTCTGCGAATTGGTGGACTGGAACGAAAATAAACCGCAGGCTCTGATTCTGACTCCAACACGAGAGCTGGCCCTGCAGGTCAATGAGGACATTACCAACATCGGGCGCTTTAAGCGGATTAAAGCCACCGCACTATATGGACAATCTCCTTTTCACATTCAAAAGGCCGAGCTGAAGCAGCGAACCCATGTGGCTGTCGGTACACCAGGCCGGGTTCTGGATCATATTGAACGGGGCACACTGCCGCTGGACCGCATCGCTTATCTGGTCATTGATGAAGCAGACGAGATGCTGAACATGGGCTTTATCGAGACAGTACAGGCCATTATTCAGGCTCTCCCGAAAGAGCGTACAACGATGCTGTTCTCCGCAACGTTCCCGGAAGATGTAGCGAAGCTGTCACGGCAGTATATGAACACACCTGTAGAGATCGAGATCAAGGCCAGTGGACTGACCACAGCCACGATCGAACATGCCGTAATTCACACTTCGGAAGTGAATAAAACTGCGCTGCTGCAGGATTTGCTTATTACGGAAAACCCGGACAGCTGCATTGTATTCTGCCGGACACAAGATAATGTGGATAAACTGTTCCGGGTCATGGCTGACCTCGATTATCCCGCTGATCGTATACACGGCGGCATGGAGCAGGATGAACGGATTGAAGTAATGAATGCTTTCCGGCGCGGACAATTCCGTTATCTGATCGCCACTGACGTTGCTGCGCGCGGAATCGACATCACGAACATCACCCATGTAATCAATTATGATATCCCTCTCGAAAAAGAAAGCTATGTGCACCGTACAGGCCGTACGGGCCGTGCAGGTAAAACAGGCAGAGCCTTCACCTTGGTAACCCCAAAGGATGGCAGACGTCTTGCAGAGATTGAATCGTATATTGGATTCGAAATCCCGGTTATGAAGGCCCCTTCCGAGGAAGCGGTCGATCGCCGCAGAGAAGAGTTTGAGAAACGGCTCAAAATTGTGCCTGAACGTAAAAAGGACAAGCGTGAGCAGTTGAACCAGCAGATCATGAAGCTGAACTTCAACGGAGGCAAGAAGAAGAAACTTCGTGCAGTCGATTTTGTAGGCACGATTGCCAAGATTGAGGGCGTAAGCGCAGACGATATCGGAATTATTACCATTCTGGATAACGTAACCGATGTGGAGATTCTGAACGGCAAAGGTCCTCTCGTGCTGGAAGTCATGCAGCATACTACGATCAAGCGCATGCAGCTCAAGGTGCGTAAAGGCCGCAAATAG
- a CDS encoding endo-1,4-beta-xylanase translates to MLKTKWFKTVGTLALAGVLAASVAVGSVSAGLAKGSKFLGNIIASQVPNNFSPYWNQVTPENSTKWGAVEGTRNVMNWGQADMAYNYAKNNKMPFKFHTLVWGNQAPNWINGLSANDQRAEVLQWIRAAGQRYSQAEFVDVVNEPLHAKPSFKNAIGGDGQTGWDWVIWSFEQARQAFPNSKLLINEYGIIGDPPKADQYIQIINILKSRGLVDGIGIQAHYFNMDNVSVNTMNTVLNKLQATGLPVYVSELDMTGDDNTQLQRYQQKFPVLWKHPAVKGVTLWGYNENQTWTSGSHLVRSNGTERPAMQWLKNYLANNP, encoded by the coding sequence ATGTTGAAGACCAAATGGTTTAAGACGGTAGGTACGCTTGCTCTGGCAGGTGTACTGGCTGCGTCGGTCGCGGTGGGCAGTGTCAGTGCCGGATTGGCCAAAGGTAGTAAATTCCTGGGGAATATTATAGCCAGCCAGGTACCGAACAATTTCAGTCCGTACTGGAACCAGGTAACGCCAGAGAATTCCACGAAGTGGGGGGCGGTAGAAGGTACGCGTAATGTGATGAACTGGGGCCAGGCAGATATGGCTTACAACTATGCAAAAAACAATAAAATGCCTTTCAAATTCCATACCCTTGTTTGGGGAAATCAGGCACCTAACTGGATTAATGGCCTCTCTGCTAATGATCAGAGAGCCGAAGTGCTTCAGTGGATTCGTGCTGCAGGACAGCGGTACTCCCAAGCGGAGTTTGTCGATGTCGTCAATGAACCGCTGCATGCGAAGCCATCTTTCAAAAACGCGATTGGTGGAGATGGACAAACCGGCTGGGATTGGGTGATCTGGTCATTCGAGCAGGCAAGACAAGCCTTCCCGAATTCCAAATTGCTGATCAATGAATACGGCATTATCGGTGATCCTCCGAAAGCAGATCAATATATCCAGATTATCAACATCCTGAAAAGCAGAGGCCTTGTTGATGGCATCGGTATTCAAGCGCACTACTTCAATATGGACAACGTATCTGTGAACACGATGAACACGGTTCTGAACAAACTGCAAGCTACAGGCCTTCCAGTGTATGTATCCGAGCTGGACATGACTGGCGATGACAATACCCAGCTGCAGCGTTACCAACAAAAATTCCCGGTACTGTGGAAGCACCCGGCCGTTAAAGGTGTTACGCTGTGGGGTTACAACGAAAACCAAACTTGGACTAGTGGTTCCCACCTGGTAAGAAGCAACGGAACAGAGCGTCCTGCAATGCAGTGGCTGAAAAACTACCTGGCGAACAATCCTTAA
- a CDS encoding diacylglycerol kinase family protein produces the protein MRKAMIISNPSSGKEKAEQYVSKVQTILESRQYAVVVNETGGEGDAANYGLNACKDGCDVVISIGGDGTLHETINGMLDQEHRPLLGIVPLGTVNDFARALHISLDPDEAIEQLRSEQTRLVDLGMVNGQLFANVIAAGSLAEALFSVSSEEKSKLGSFAYLKEGLKDLVNTPPNTLKIEYDGQLWEGESPLFLAALTNSVGGFEKLSPDAEVDDGLIHCFVIRNIGVFNSLTLGTSLFFGNLKEHKDVDYFTAKEVVVRSDEPIRTNVDGEEGPALPIDIRVLPGCMKVIVPEER, from the coding sequence ATGAGGAAAGCAATGATTATTAGCAACCCGTCGTCAGGCAAGGAAAAAGCAGAGCAGTACGTATCCAAGGTCCAAACGATTCTGGAATCCAGGCAGTATGCGGTGGTGGTCAATGAAACAGGAGGAGAAGGAGATGCTGCCAACTATGGTTTGAATGCCTGCAAAGATGGGTGCGATGTGGTGATCTCCATTGGTGGAGACGGCACCCTGCATGAAACGATTAACGGCATGCTGGATCAGGAGCATCGCCCTCTGCTGGGTATCGTGCCGCTGGGAACAGTGAATGATTTTGCACGGGCATTACATATATCTCTTGACCCGGATGAAGCCATCGAACAGCTCCGCTCGGAACAGACCCGACTTGTGGATCTCGGCATGGTTAATGGGCAGCTCTTTGCCAATGTCATTGCTGCCGGTTCTCTGGCGGAAGCCCTATTCTCTGTATCGTCAGAGGAAAAGTCGAAGCTTGGATCGTTCGCTTATCTAAAAGAAGGACTGAAGGATCTGGTGAATACACCGCCCAATACCTTGAAGATTGAATATGACGGACAGCTGTGGGAGGGAGAATCACCGCTCTTTCTGGCAGCACTCACCAACTCGGTTGGAGGGTTCGAGAAGCTTTCACCGGATGCAGAGGTAGATGACGGACTCATCCACTGTTTTGTGATTCGGAACATCGGTGTGTTCAACAGCTTGACCTTAGGCACCTCACTGTTCTTCGGCAATCTGAAGGAGCACAAAGATGTGGACTATTTTACAGCCAAAGAAGTAGTTGTCCGTTCAGACGAACCTATTCGTACGAATGTTGATGGAGAGGAAGGCCCTGCTTTACCGATTGATATTCGTGTTCTGCCTGGCTGTATGAAGGTCATCGTGCCGGAAGAAAGATAA
- a CDS encoding helix-turn-helix transcriptional regulator, giving the protein MEPTTTIRDHLERYLKREQMSISLFSELSGINSGTLSNILNKNRPISMQQLDRITSAMKLAPGHFYEMYIDECFVHAAPDWRRLGPFLHRCAELDKLDCIEEVVRLMMDNLSYIPLLFEVAEEFYHEGKWKPATLLYETIAESEKMQHSERLALCQYRLFKLGLTNDQQRNVIIAAQFEYYVDRLDERYQLDALNELINAFASLHRWSKVQELSEKLRVKATIHYELNGRKKAEETKRAIIFYIMYAYLASGSAYFHLDNYEMALKYVSLYSDSTWVKDPDHEEMVVIQQFQEWAEGNRYIYQLMAGQFEILPQYLSYISTKENEIFPALCDIVTAANRYDMNIDGVLEQYAPHFTYQEQRNRIGKVSKQITDDRYVRLLSGLGKYYLRRDQFAQGINFVLDSLRFSIEISDGRGMLRSVGLFEQYRDYASDAAIQQYKILIGEVQKINEEKTGFADSYL; this is encoded by the coding sequence TTGGAGCCGACAACCACGATACGTGATCATTTAGAACGTTATCTGAAGCGCGAACAGATGTCGATCAGTCTTTTTTCAGAACTGTCAGGAATTAATTCCGGTACACTCAGCAATATTTTGAATAAAAATAGGCCGATCTCTATGCAGCAGCTGGACCGCATCACATCAGCCATGAAGCTTGCGCCGGGCCATTTCTATGAGATGTATATTGATGAATGCTTTGTGCATGCTGCACCGGATTGGCGGAGATTAGGTCCGTTCCTGCATCGATGTGCCGAACTGGACAAGCTGGACTGCATCGAAGAGGTCGTTCGTCTAATGATGGATAATCTGTCTTATATCCCGCTGTTATTTGAGGTGGCAGAGGAATTCTATCATGAAGGCAAATGGAAACCGGCAACTCTATTATATGAAACGATAGCCGAAAGTGAGAAGATGCAGCATTCCGAGCGGCTTGCCCTCTGTCAGTATCGCTTGTTCAAGCTGGGACTGACAAATGATCAGCAGCGGAATGTCATTATTGCTGCACAATTTGAATATTACGTGGATCGACTGGATGAACGGTATCAGCTGGATGCACTAAATGAGCTGATTAATGCTTTTGCCTCACTCCACAGATGGAGCAAAGTACAGGAGTTATCCGAGAAGCTGCGGGTGAAGGCGACCATTCACTATGAACTGAATGGGCGGAAGAAGGCGGAAGAAACCAAGCGAGCAATCATTTTTTATATCATGTATGCTTATCTGGCTTCAGGAAGTGCCTACTTTCATTTGGATAATTATGAGATGGCGCTTAAATATGTTTCGTTATATTCGGATTCCACTTGGGTGAAAGATCCCGATCATGAAGAAATGGTTGTTATTCAACAATTTCAGGAATGGGCTGAGGGGAACCGTTATATATATCAATTAATGGCTGGACAATTTGAAATCCTGCCTCAATATCTATCCTACATTTCAACGAAAGAGAACGAAATATTTCCTGCGTTATGTGATATTGTAACAGCGGCCAATCGATATGATATGAATATCGATGGTGTGTTAGAGCAGTATGCGCCGCACTTTACTTATCAGGAGCAGCGGAACCGGATCGGGAAAGTCAGCAAACAGATTACAGATGATCGGTACGTCCGTCTTTTGTCTGGATTAGGCAAGTACTATCTGAGACGAGACCAATTTGCGCAGGGTATAAATTTTGTTCTGGACAGCTTGAGATTTTCTATTGAAATTAGCGATGGAAGAGGTATGCTTAGAAGTGTCGGACTGTTTGAGCAGTATAGGGATTATGCGTCCGATGCGGCTATACAGCAATACAAAATCTTGATTGGTGAGGTGCAGAAAATCAATGAAGAAAAAACTGGCTTTGCTGATAGTTACTTGTAG